A single window of Macaca mulatta isolate MMU2019108-1 chromosome 17, T2T-MMU8v2.0, whole genome shotgun sequence DNA harbors:
- the ESD gene encoding S-formylglutathione hydrolase isoform X1 codes for MALKQISSNKCFGGLQKVFEHDSVELNCKMKFAVYLPPKAETEKCPALYWLSGLTCTEQNFISKSGYHQAASEHGLVVIAPDTSPRGCNIKGEDESWDFGTGAGFYVDATEDLWKTNYRMYSYVTEELPQLINANFPVDPQRMSVFGHSMGGHGALICALKNPGKYKSVSAFAPICNPVLCPWGKKAFSGYLGTDQSKWKAYDATYLVKSYPGSQLDILIDQGKDDQFLLDGQLLPDNFIAACTEKKIPVVFRLQEGYDHSYYFIATFITDHIRHHAKYLNA; via the exons ATGGCATTGAAGCAGATTTCCAGCAACAAGTGCTTTGGGGGATTGCAGAAAGTTTTTGAACATGACAG TGTTGAACTGAACTGCAAAATGAAATTTGCTGTCTACTTACCACCAAAGGCAGAAACTGAAAAGTGCCCTGCACTGTATTGGCTCTCGG GTTTAACTTGCACAGAAcaaaattttatatcaaaatcTGGTTATCATCAAGCTGCTTCAGAACATGGTCTTGTTGTCATTGCTCCAGATACCAGCCCTC GTGGCTGCAATATTAAAGGAGAAGATGAAAGCTGGGACTTTGGCACTGGTGCTGGATTTTATGTTGATGCTACTGAAGATCTTTGGAAAACCAACTACAGAATGTACTCTTATGTCACGGAGGAG cTTCCCCAACTCATAAATGCCAATTTTCCAGTGGATCCCCAAAGGATGTCTGTTTTTGGCCACTCCATGGGAGGCCATGGAGCTCTGATCTGTGCTTTAAAAAATCCTGGAAAATACAAA TCTGTGTCAGCATTTGCTCCAATTTGCAACCCTGTACTCTGTCCCTGGGGCAAAAAAGCCTTTAGTGGATATTTGGGAACAGATCAAAGTAAATGGAAG GCATATGATGCTACCTATCTTGTGAAATCCTATCCAGGATCTCAGCTGGACATACTAATTGATCAAGGAAAAGATGACCAGTTTCTTTTAGATGGACAGTTACTCCCTGATAACTTCATAGCTGCctgtacagaaaagaaaatccctgTTGTTTTTCGATTACAAGAG